A region from the Terriglobales bacterium genome encodes:
- a CDS encoding 3-hydroxyacyl-CoA dehydrogenase NAD-binding domain-containing protein, whose amino-acid sequence MKRIDKVAVLGAGTMGARIAAHLANAGVPSYLLDIVPPDADGPARNKIAQAGLDGAIKSKPAAFFEPSLAKLVKVGNFDDNLKWLSECDWVIEVVVENVEIKRSLLRKVEQVRKPGTIITTNTSGLPVASIAEGFSEDFRRMWFGTHFFNPPRYMRLLEIIPTPESDKSAMDAIAHFCDVRLGKGIVWAKDTPNFIANRIGTFSALNVMKAMQEMDLSIEEVDALTGTAVGWPKTATFRLMDLVGLDILGHVVSNMTANVKDERGDLKIPDFYRQMIERKMLGDKTKGGFYKKVKGPEGEQRLGLDWKTLEYRPRQKAHFASLEMAKNIEDTAQRLKMLLNLDGSKPDKAGHFLWRTLSDLWNYAANRVPEISDTVVEIDRAMKLGFNWEMGPFELWDAAGVEATVARMKKEGKPVATNVEKLLAAGVKTWYEDCPHAASGRSYFDLRSNSYEHVQVPEGVWSVTVAKKSEGVVKKNAGASLVDLGDGIGCIEFHSKMNAIGGDIVQLITETLKPGSQVGANFDGFVITNDASNFSVGANIMLLLMSIQEGEWDEIDFMIRGFQNMTQAIKFSPKPVVCAPFGMTLGGGCEVALHSSVRQPHAELYMGLVEVGVGLLPGGGGCKEMTLRAVDAATSIRPDGRGESVELMEAMKRVFETVAMAKVSTSVNEARNLGFLSHSDLVSMNRERQLSDAKACALELARLGYKPPVPRTDVPAPGENILATLKLGVHMMRQGDYISDHEQKIGNKVAEVLCGGAVSPGMPVSEQYLLDLEREGFKSLCGERKTQERIQYTLKTGKPLRN is encoded by the coding sequence TTGAAACGCATTGATAAAGTTGCTGTCCTTGGCGCCGGAACGATGGGTGCGCGCATTGCTGCTCACCTGGCGAATGCCGGCGTTCCCTCTTACCTGCTCGACATCGTGCCGCCCGACGCCGACGGTCCTGCCCGCAATAAGATTGCGCAGGCCGGACTGGATGGTGCGATCAAATCGAAGCCCGCGGCATTCTTCGAGCCCTCTCTCGCCAAGTTGGTGAAGGTCGGCAACTTCGATGACAACCTGAAATGGCTGTCCGAATGTGATTGGGTGATCGAAGTCGTCGTCGAGAACGTGGAGATCAAGCGCTCCCTCTTGCGCAAGGTCGAACAGGTACGCAAACCCGGAACGATCATCACCACCAATACCAGCGGACTACCCGTGGCCAGCATCGCCGAAGGATTCTCGGAAGACTTCCGGCGCATGTGGTTCGGCACACACTTTTTTAATCCGCCGCGCTATATGCGCCTGCTGGAGATTATCCCCACGCCGGAATCGGACAAATCGGCCATGGATGCGATCGCACACTTCTGCGACGTGCGTCTTGGAAAAGGGATTGTCTGGGCGAAGGACACGCCGAATTTCATCGCCAACCGCATCGGAACCTTCTCGGCGTTGAACGTTATGAAGGCCATGCAGGAGATGGACCTTTCGATCGAAGAGGTGGACGCGCTCACCGGCACCGCAGTGGGCTGGCCAAAGACAGCGACATTTCGCCTCATGGACCTTGTCGGCCTCGACATCCTCGGTCACGTTGTCTCCAACATGACGGCCAATGTGAAGGACGAGCGCGGCGACCTTAAGATCCCCGACTTCTATCGTCAAATGATCGAGCGGAAAATGCTCGGCGATAAGACCAAGGGCGGCTTCTACAAGAAGGTCAAGGGACCGGAAGGCGAACAGCGTCTCGGACTCGACTGGAAAACTCTCGAATACCGTCCGCGCCAGAAGGCACATTTCGCTTCCCTCGAGATGGCCAAGAACATTGAGGACACGGCGCAGCGCCTGAAGATGCTGCTCAACCTTGACGGAAGCAAGCCAGACAAGGCCGGCCACTTCCTCTGGCGTACCCTGAGCGATCTTTGGAACTACGCCGCAAATCGTGTTCCGGAGATCAGTGACACGGTTGTCGAAATCGACCGTGCCATGAAACTGGGCTTTAACTGGGAGATGGGTCCGTTTGAGTTGTGGGACGCCGCCGGTGTAGAAGCTACCGTCGCCCGGATGAAGAAGGAAGGCAAGCCGGTAGCCACGAACGTCGAGAAACTTCTGGCGGCCGGCGTCAAGACCTGGTACGAGGACTGTCCGCACGCCGCGTCGGGCAGATCGTACTTCGACCTGCGCTCGAATTCCTATGAACATGTCCAGGTTCCTGAAGGAGTCTGGTCTGTTACGGTCGCGAAGAAATCCGAAGGCGTAGTAAAGAAGAATGCCGGCGCATCGCTCGTTGACCTCGGCGACGGCATCGGCTGCATCGAGTTCCACTCGAAAATGAACGCAATCGGCGGCGACATCGTCCAGTTGATTACTGAGACTTTGAAACCGGGTTCTCAGGTCGGCGCCAACTTCGATGGGTTCGTGATCACCAACGACGCCTCGAACTTCTCCGTCGGCGCGAACATCATGCTTCTGCTTATGTCGATTCAGGAAGGCGAGTGGGACGAGATCGACTTCATGATCCGCGGCTTCCAGAACATGACGCAGGCCATCAAGTTCTCGCCGAAGCCGGTGGTCTGTGCGCCTTTCGGCATGACGCTCGGCGGCGGTTGCGAAGTAGCCCTGCACTCGTCTGTCCGGCAGCCGCACGCGGAGCTCTATATGGGACTGGTGGAAGTCGGAGTGGGATTGCTGCCCGGTGGCGGCGGTTGCAAGGAAATGACGCTGCGTGCCGTCGATGCCGCGACTTCAATTCGTCCGGATGGACGTGGCGAGTCCGTCGAACTGATGGAAGCCATGAAGCGCGTGTTTGAAACTGTTGCCATGGCGAAGGTGTCAACGTCGGTGAACGAAGCACGCAATCTGGGCTTCCTCTCCCATAGTGACCTCGTCAGCATGAATCGCGAGCGCCAACTTTCGGACGCGAAAGCCTGCGCTCTTGAGCTGGCACGGCTCGGATACAAGCCTCCGGTGCCGAGAACGGACGTTCCCGCTCCAGGCGAAAACATTCTTGCCACGCTGAAACTGGGCGTTCACATGATGCGTCAGGGCGACTACATCAGCGACCACGAGCAAAAAATCGGCAACAAGGTCGCTGAGGTGCTCTGCGGTGGAGCGGTTTCACCAGGAATGCCAGTCAGCGAGCAGTATCTGCTCGATCTGGAACGTGAAGGATTTAAGTCGCTCTGTGGGGAGCGAAAGACGCAGGAGCGGATTCAGTACACACTGAAGACCGGCAAACCCCTGCGGAACTAG
- a CDS encoding acetyl-CoA C-acyltransferase has product MLEVVIVSSVRTPVGKAYKGTLRATRPDDLAAVAIKGALERVPQLDPKEIEDVIIGCAMPEAEQGMNVARIASLRAGLPVECSAMTINRFCSSGLQAISLAADAIAAGRAEVVVAGGTESMTMIPMGGHKVSANPWLVSNYPDAYLSMGLTAERLAKRYGITREQADEFSLRSHKNAIAAIQSGKFDDEIVPVPVSFTTPNGSKPKRTEIVFKVDEGPRADTTIEALLALKPAFHVKGTVTAGNSSQMSDGAAASVVMSAEKAKTLGLKPLARFVAFATAGYKPEEMGIGPVYAIPKALKIAGLKLGDIDVIELNEAFAAQSLSVIKEGGLDPEKVNPNGGAIALGHPLGCTGAKLTASIIRELKRRNGRYGIVTMCVGGGMGAAGIIESMQ; this is encoded by the coding sequence ATGCTTGAAGTCGTAATCGTTTCATCTGTTCGTACTCCCGTAGGCAAAGCCTATAAGGGTACGCTCCGCGCCACGCGGCCTGATGATCTGGCCGCAGTGGCGATTAAGGGCGCACTCGAACGCGTGCCTCAACTCGATCCGAAAGAGATTGAAGATGTCATCATCGGATGCGCGATGCCGGAGGCCGAGCAGGGCATGAACGTTGCTCGTATCGCTTCCCTGCGCGCCGGACTGCCCGTCGAATGCTCCGCCATGACGATCAACCGTTTCTGCTCGTCAGGATTGCAGGCGATCTCTCTGGCAGCGGACGCGATCGCAGCCGGCCGCGCGGAAGTCGTCGTTGCCGGCGGAACCGAGTCCATGACCATGATCCCCATGGGTGGACACAAGGTCTCTGCGAATCCGTGGCTCGTTTCGAATTATCCGGATGCCTATCTCTCGATGGGTTTGACGGCGGAGCGTTTGGCGAAGCGCTACGGCATCACCCGCGAGCAGGCCGATGAGTTTTCCTTGCGCTCGCATAAGAACGCCATCGCCGCCATCCAATCCGGCAAGTTCGATGACGAAATTGTTCCCGTACCCGTAAGCTTCACCACCCCGAACGGTTCGAAGCCGAAGCGTACGGAAATCGTCTTCAAGGTCGACGAAGGCCCGCGTGCCGACACCACAATAGAAGCACTCTTAGCGCTCAAACCTGCCTTTCACGTGAAAGGCACTGTCACCGCCGGTAACTCGTCCCAGATGTCGGACGGAGCAGCGGCATCGGTCGTAATGTCTGCCGAGAAGGCGAAAACGCTCGGCCTTAAGCCACTCGCTCGCTTTGTCGCATTTGCCACTGCCGGATACAAGCCGGAAGAGATGGGTATCGGGCCGGTTTACGCGATCCCGAAGGCACTGAAGATCGCCGGCCTCAAACTCGGCGACATCGACGTCATCGAGTTGAACGAAGCCTTCGCCGCTCAGTCGCTGAGCGTCATCAAGGAAGGTGGTCTCGACCCAGAGAAGGTGAATCCAAATGGAGGGGCCATTGCACTCGGCCATCCGCTGGGATGCACCGGAGCCAAACTAACGGCGTCTATCATCCGTGAACTCAAGCGGCGCAACGGGCGTTATGGAATCGTGACGATGTGCGTCGGCGGTGGAATGGGCGCAGCAGGAATTATCGAAAGCATGCAATAA